The following proteins are co-located in the Streptomyces bottropensis ATCC 25435 genome:
- the bldG gene encoding anti-sigma factor antagonist BldG gives MDLSLSTRTVGDRTVVEVGGEIDVYTAPKLREQLVELVNDGSFHLVVDMEGVDFLDSTGLGVLVGGLKRVRAHEGSLRLVCNQERILKIFRITGLTKVFPIHTSVDEAVAATD, from the coding sequence GTGGACCTGTCCCTGTCGACCCGTACTGTCGGCGATCGTACGGTCGTCGAGGTCGGTGGCGAAATCGACGTTTATACCGCGCCCAAGCTGCGTGAGCAGCTGGTCGAGCTGGTCAACGACGGGAGTTTCCACCTCGTCGTCGACATGGAGGGCGTCGACTTCCTCGACTCCACCGGGCTCGGCGTGCTGGTGGGCGGCCTGAAGCGCGTACGGGCCCATGAGGGCTCGCTGCGCCTGGTGTGCAACCAGGAGCGGATTTTGAAGATCTTCCGCATCACCGGTCTGACCAAGGTGTTCCCGATTCACACCTCGGTCGACGAAGCGGTGGCGGCCACCGACTGA
- a CDS encoding ATP-binding protein — protein sequence MATVELRFSALPEHVRTARLVAAAVARRAGVDEAVLDEVRLAVGEACTRAVGLHQSSGISAPVQVSLIEEEKQFSIEVGDEAPHAVPGDKSSGAGGDVDADIEEDDMGLAVISGLVDDVEVSAGQHGGLIRMTWPTTPSVAVLP from the coding sequence ATGGCCACCGTTGAACTCCGCTTCAGCGCGCTGCCCGAGCACGTCCGGACCGCCCGACTGGTGGCGGCAGCGGTGGCGCGCAGGGCCGGAGTGGACGAGGCCGTCCTCGACGAGGTCAGGCTGGCCGTCGGCGAGGCGTGCACCCGCGCTGTGGGACTGCATCAGAGCAGCGGTATCTCGGCGCCGGTGCAGGTGTCGCTGATCGAGGAGGAGAAGCAGTTCTCCATCGAGGTCGGCGACGAGGCGCCGCACGCCGTGCCCGGTGACAAGTCGTCGGGCGCAGGTGGTGACGTGGACGCCGACATCGAGGAGGACGACATGGGCCTCGCGGTGATCAGCGGCCTCGTCGACGACGTCGAGGTCTCGGCCGGGCAGCACGGCGGACTGATCCGCATGACCTGGCCGACGACACCGTCGGTCGCCGTCCTGCCCTGA
- a CDS encoding sodium-translocating pyrophosphatase: MAGLSTPQRFDQSADLAAAVLTDDNRIIVMVIGFVALAALAVAGVLVRQVLAAGEGTDSMKKIAKAIQEGANAYLARQMRTLGVFAVVVFFLLMLLPADDWNQRAGRSVFFLIGAAFSAATGYIGMWLAVRSNVRVAAAAREATPAEGEPEKDLTAVSHKAMKIAFRTGGVVGMFTVGLGLLGASCVVLVYAADAPKVLEGFGLGAALIAMFMRVGGGIFTKAADVGADLVGKVEQGIPEDDPRNAATIADNVGDNVGDCAGMAADLFESYAVTLVAALILGKAAFGDAGLAFPLIVPAIGVLTAMIGIFAVAPRRADRSGMSAINRGFFISAVISLVLVAVAVYAYLPSSYADLEGVTDTAIAGHDGDPRVLAVLAVAIGIVLAALIQQLTGYFTETTRRPVRDIGKSSLTGAATVVLAGISIGLESAVYTALLIGLGVYGAFLLGGTSIMLALFAVALAGTGLLTTVGVIVAMDTFGPVSDNAQGIAEMSGDVEGAGAQVLTDLDAVGNTTKAITKGIAIATAVLAAAALFGSYRDAILTAANDVGEKVSGDGAPMNLMMDISQPNNLVGLIAGAAVVFLFSGLAINAVSRSAGAVVYEVRRQFREHPGIMDYSEKPEYGRVVDICTKDALRELATPGLLAVMAPIAIGFTLGVGALGSYLAGAIGTGTLMAVFLANSGGAWDNAKKLVEDGHHGGKGSEAHAATVIGDTVGDPFKDTAGPAINPLLKVMNLVALLIAPAVVQFSYGEDKSVGLRIAIAVASIAVIVAAVYVSKRRGIAVGDEGNAERVAKSADPAVVS, encoded by the coding sequence ATGGCGGGGCTTTCTACCCCTCAAAGGTTTGACCAGTCCGCGGACCTCGCAGCCGCGGTACTGACCGACGACAACCGGATCATCGTCATGGTGATCGGCTTCGTGGCGCTGGCCGCGCTCGCCGTCGCCGGGGTCCTGGTGCGCCAGGTGCTCGCGGCGGGCGAGGGCACCGACAGCATGAAGAAGATCGCTAAGGCGATCCAGGAAGGTGCGAACGCCTATCTGGCACGGCAGATGCGCACGCTCGGCGTATTCGCCGTCGTCGTGTTCTTCCTGCTCATGCTGCTGCCCGCGGACGACTGGAATCAGCGCGCCGGACGTTCGGTCTTCTTCTTGATCGGCGCGGCGTTCTCGGCGGCCACCGGCTATATCGGTATGTGGCTCGCCGTGCGCAGCAATGTGCGCGTCGCCGCGGCGGCCCGGGAAGCGACACCGGCGGAGGGCGAGCCGGAAAAGGATCTCACCGCCGTCTCGCACAAGGCGATGAAGATCGCATTTCGCACCGGTGGCGTCGTCGGCATGTTCACGGTGGGGCTCGGGCTCCTCGGTGCGTCCTGCGTGGTCCTCGTGTACGCGGCCGACGCGCCGAAGGTGCTGGAGGGCTTCGGCCTCGGGGCCGCGCTCATCGCCATGTTCATGCGGGTCGGCGGCGGCATCTTCACCAAGGCCGCCGACGTCGGCGCCGACCTGGTCGGCAAGGTCGAGCAGGGCATTCCGGAGGACGACCCGCGCAATGCCGCGACCATCGCCGACAACGTGGGCGACAACGTCGGCGACTGCGCGGGCATGGCGGCCGACCTCTTCGAGTCGTACGCCGTCACGCTCGTCGCCGCGCTGATCCTCGGCAAGGCCGCGTTCGGTGACGCCGGGCTCGCGTTCCCGCTGATCGTGCCCGCGATCGGCGTGCTCACCGCGATGATCGGCATCTTCGCGGTGGCACCCCGCCGCGCCGACCGCAGCGGCATGTCCGCCATCAACCGCGGCTTCTTCATCTCCGCGGTGATCTCGCTGGTGCTCGTCGCCGTCGCCGTCTACGCCTACCTGCCGTCGTCGTACGCCGATCTCGAAGGCGTCACGGACACGGCGATCGCGGGCCACGACGGCGACCCGCGGGTCCTCGCGGTCCTCGCGGTGGCCATCGGCATCGTGCTGGCCGCGCTGATCCAGCAGCTGACCGGCTACTTCACCGAGACCACCCGGCGTCCCGTGAGGGACATCGGCAAGAGTTCGCTCACCGGCGCGGCCACCGTCGTCCTCGCCGGCATCTCCATCGGACTCGAATCGGCCGTCTACACCGCGCTGTTGATCGGGCTCGGCGTCTACGGGGCGTTCCTGCTCGGCGGTACGTCGATCATGCTCGCGCTGTTCGCGGTGGCGCTGGCCGGCACCGGCCTGCTCACCACGGTCGGCGTCATCGTCGCCATGGACACCTTCGGGCCGGTCTCCGACAACGCGCAGGGCATCGCCGAGATGTCCGGCGACGTCGAGGGCGCGGGCGCGCAGGTGCTCACCGACCTGGACGCCGTCGGCAACACCACCAAGGCCATCACCAAGGGCATCGCCATCGCCACGGCCGTACTCGCGGCCGCGGCGCTCTTCGGCTCGTACCGCGACGCGATCCTCACTGCCGCGAACGACGTCGGCGAGAAGGTCTCCGGCGACGGCGCGCCCATGAACCTGATGATGGACATCTCGCAGCCCAACAACCTCGTCGGGCTCATCGCGGGTGCCGCCGTCGTCTTCCTTTTCTCGGGGCTGGCGATCAACGCGGTCTCGCGGTCGGCGGGCGCGGTGGTCTACGAGGTGCGGCGGCAGTTCCGCGAGCACCCCGGGATCATGGACTACAGCGAGAAGCCCGAATACGGCCGGGTCGTCGACATCTGCACCAAGGACGCCCTGCGGGAGCTGGCCACGCCCGGTCTGCTGGCCGTCATGGCGCCCATCGCGATCGGGTTCACGCTCGGGGTCGGTGCGCTGGGCTCGTATCTCGCCGGGGCGATCGGTACCGGGACGCTGATGGCGGTGTTCCTCGCCAACTCCGGTGGCGCGTGGGACAACGCCAAGAAGCTCGTCGAGGACGGCCATCACGGCGGCAAGGGCAGCGAGGCCCATGCCGCGACCGTCATCGGTGACACGGTGGGCGACCCGTTCAAGGACACGGCGGGACCGGCCATCAACCCGCTGCTGAAGGTGATGAACCTCGTCGCGCTGCTCATCGCGCCCGCGGTCGTCCAGTTCAGCTACGGCGAGGACAAGAGCGTCGGGCTGCGTATCGCCATCGCGGTGGCCTCGATCGCCGTGATCGTCGCGGCGGTGTACGTGTCCAAGCGACGCGGCATCGCCGTGGGTGACGAAGGCAACGCCGAGCGGGTGGCCAAGTCGGCGGATCCAGCGGTGGTTTCGTAG